Proteins co-encoded in one Bremerella sp. TYQ1 genomic window:
- a CDS encoding PfkB family carbohydrate kinase — protein MSLLVVGSIAIDSIHTPTEVRENIIGGSATHFSYAASFFSGVRMVGVVGEDWQEDHTKLFSDRGIDTSGIEIEEGGKTFRWTGKYHSNMNDRDTLEVHLNVLENFSPTLSEEASRCPFVFLANGSPTTQLKVLDQMTGPRLVVADTMDLWIEIEHDQLKTLLSRIDGLVLNDSEAKLLTNEENLVLAGQKVLEMGPKFVVLKKGEHGAMFFSQSETYVMPAFPTPEVVDPTGAGDSFAGGMMGYLAEKNDFDPKTLKEAMAYGTVVASFIVEDFSLDRLKGTSRDEIDGRFAQYRQMLSF, from the coding sequence ATGTCACTTCTGGTCGTCGGATCCATCGCCATCGATTCCATTCATACCCCGACCGAGGTTCGCGAGAACATCATTGGCGGGTCGGCTACCCACTTCTCTTATGCGGCCAGCTTCTTTAGCGGTGTTCGCATGGTGGGTGTTGTCGGCGAAGATTGGCAGGAAGACCACACCAAGCTGTTCTCCGATCGAGGCATCGATACGTCCGGCATTGAAATCGAAGAAGGTGGCAAAACGTTCCGTTGGACCGGTAAGTACCACTCGAACATGAACGACCGCGATACGCTGGAAGTTCATTTGAACGTGCTGGAAAACTTCAGCCCGACGCTTTCGGAAGAAGCCAGTCGCTGCCCGTTCGTATTTCTGGCCAACGGTTCGCCGACCACCCAGCTGAAAGTTCTCGATCAAATGACCGGCCCACGTTTGGTGGTCGCCGACACGATGGACTTGTGGATCGAAATTGAGCACGATCAGCTGAAAACGCTCCTTAGCCGAATCGACGGTCTGGTCCTGAACGACAGCGAAGCCAAGCTGCTGACCAACGAAGAAAACCTGGTTCTTGCTGGCCAGAAAGTCCTGGAAATGGGGCCGAAGTTTGTCGTGCTGAAGAAGGGCGAGCATGGCGCCATGTTCTTCTCGCAGAGCGAAACATACGTGATGCCTGCGTTCCCAACGCCAGAAGTGGTCGATCCGACCGGTGCTGGGGATAGCTTCGCCGGCGGCATGATGGGCTATTTGGCCGAGAAAAACGACTTCGATCCGAAGACGCTTAAGGAAGCCATGGCTTACGGAACCGTTGTTGCCAGCTTCATCGTCGAAGACTTCAGTCTCGACCGCTTGAAGGGGACCAGCCGCGACGAAATCGACGGTCGATTTGCTCAGTACCGTCAAATGTTGTCGTTCTAA
- a CDS encoding BON domain-containing protein, with product MQEMTAIASNVHQALSASPHFPGRHLQVEDSEGRVTLKGRVGSYFHKQMAQEAVRRIDGVHEVENQLEVDWR from the coding sequence ATGCAAGAGATGACCGCGATTGCCAGTAACGTCCACCAGGCCCTTTCGGCCAGCCCTCACTTTCCCGGCCGCCATCTTCAAGTGGAAGACAGCGAAGGCCGCGTCACGTTGAAGGGCCGCGTCGGTAGCTACTTCCACAAGCAAATGGCCCAGGAAGCGGTCCGCCGCATCGACGGTGTGCACGAAGTTGAAAATCAACTGGAAGTCGACTGGCGTTAA
- the thpR gene encoding RNA 2',3'-cyclic phosphodiesterase, producing the protein MEATRCFLAVQISTDVRRRAEKLIRKLSAAEADVKWVEPENLHITTNFLGDVTGQDLVDISRRTIDVAADHKAFDLEMIGTGAFPDINNPRTLWVGAGQGGEQLIALQEDLTASLASIGFPPDSKKKYHPHLTLGRLKRFNQEVDDLKALLAEHSELPMGEMHIAEIGIFASKLDRTGPKYTLIGRGQLG; encoded by the coding sequence ATGGAAGCGACTCGTTGTTTTCTGGCCGTGCAGATCTCCACGGATGTCCGACGCAGGGCCGAGAAGCTAATCCGAAAGCTCTCGGCCGCCGAGGCCGACGTGAAGTGGGTCGAGCCAGAGAATCTGCACATCACGACCAATTTTCTGGGGGATGTGACTGGCCAAGACCTTGTCGATATTTCGCGGCGAACCATCGATGTCGCCGCCGACCACAAAGCGTTTGATCTCGAAATGATCGGAACCGGCGCGTTCCCCGACATCAACAATCCCCGCACGCTGTGGGTTGGAGCTGGGCAGGGGGGCGAGCAGCTGATTGCTCTCCAGGAAGATTTAACGGCCAGCTTGGCGTCGATTGGTTTTCCGCCAGACTCGAAGAAAAAATATCATCCCCATCTCACACTGGGGCGGCTGAAACGGTTTAACCAGGAAGTCGACGACCTGAAAGCTTTGCTCGCCGAGCACAGCGAATTGCCAATGGGTGAGATGCATATCGCCGAGATTGGCATCTTTGCCAGCAAGCTCGACCGCACCGGACCGAAGTACACGCTCATCGGCCGTGGCCAACTCGGTTAG
- a CDS encoding DUF1559 domain-containing protein, translated as MSKNKGFTLVELLVVIAIIGVLIALLLPAVQQAREAARRMQCTNSAKQIVLAMHNYESSFNCFPTGRLGCDGACSPQNGPGTSGFVLLLPFIEQNALYEQFAPYGPGSGFPASLPEAILSTRPDAYVCPSSTMPETVTVSSKEWATASYALVSGHIGPSQGIGLNVKLNNTGMFMYRDAYEMRDATDGLSNVMLVGEVIDGHLSNHINRWASAGRHLDSLRTVDNPVNTPPGEGITTAPYGEELNGAFGSRHPGGANFAFGDGSVHFIPETINLTVYRLLGQRASGQPKTID; from the coding sequence ATGTCTAAAAACAAAGGTTTCACTCTCGTCGAGTTGCTCGTCGTCATCGCCATTATTGGCGTCTTAATTGCGCTCTTACTGCCGGCCGTTCAACAGGCCCGCGAAGCCGCACGCCGCATGCAGTGCACTAATAGCGCCAAACAAATCGTCCTGGCGATGCATAACTACGAATCTTCGTTCAACTGCTTCCCAACTGGTCGCCTAGGCTGCGACGGGGCATGTAGCCCACAAAACGGTCCCGGTACCAGTGGCTTTGTTCTGCTGCTTCCATTCATTGAACAGAATGCGCTGTACGAACAATTCGCTCCTTACGGGCCAGGATCGGGCTTCCCTGCTTCGCTTCCAGAAGCAATCTTGTCGACGCGACCTGATGCCTACGTCTGTCCAAGTTCGACCATGCCAGAAACGGTAACCGTTAGCAGCAAGGAATGGGCGACCGCTTCCTATGCTTTGGTTTCAGGACATATCGGTCCTTCGCAAGGGATTGGCTTGAATGTCAAGCTGAACAACACCGGTATGTTCATGTACCGCGATGCCTACGAAATGCGTGACGCGACCGACGGGCTTTCTAACGTGATGCTCGTGGGTGAAGTGATTGATGGCCATCTGTCGAATCACATTAACCGCTGGGCCTCGGCTGGACGTCACCTGGACTCGCTGCGAACCGTTGACAATCCTGTCAACACGCCACCCGGTGAAGGAATCACCACCGCCCCTTATGGCGAAGAGCTCAACGGCGCTTTTGGTAGCCGTCACCCTGGCGGTGCCAACTTCGCATTTGGCGACGGTTCGGTGCATTTCATTCCGGAAACCATCAATCTCACTGTCTATCGATTGCTAGGCCAGCGTGCCTCCGGTCAACCGAAAACGATTGACTAA
- a CDS encoding class I SAM-dependent rRNA methyltransferase: protein MSDSSNEPSSSSVPVVKLRPRKAQPFFGRHPWVRDSGIDSVKGKTENGDMVQLVSDKDRFIAYGLINRNSHLRVRLYSWDPQQPLTETFWKNRLERAIQMRRELGLIREDGGCRLVYSEADGLSGLVVENFAGHLMIQITSLGMFRRLETIVQILTDLLQPKSISLRGEAGILKLEGLEIESKLVTGELPTDPIEIVENDLRYEVDLSEGQKTGFYLDQRDNRRVAASYLPPGAKVLDMFCYSGGFAMNAAKHGNAASVHGVDGSGPAISAATRNAERNQLSNVTFEKADCFDYLKARVDAGDQYDAIILDPPKFTKSRRTIDEALRAYFHINRNATQLLRPGGVLVTCSCSGNVSRDEFMMMLLGVAQKSGRDLRMLEQRGAAPDHPVSATCLEGEYLKCFIASVG, encoded by the coding sequence ATGTCTGATTCGTCGAACGAACCATCCTCGTCTTCTGTTCCTGTTGTGAAGCTGCGCCCTCGCAAAGCACAGCCATTTTTCGGGCGTCACCCATGGGTCCGCGATAGTGGGATCGATAGTGTGAAGGGGAAGACCGAGAACGGTGACATGGTCCAACTGGTCAGCGACAAGGATCGATTTATCGCCTATGGGTTGATCAATCGAAACAGTCACCTTCGCGTTCGACTCTATTCATGGGATCCCCAGCAGCCGCTCACTGAAACGTTCTGGAAGAATCGTCTCGAACGAGCCATTCAGATGCGGCGCGAATTGGGACTGATCCGCGAAGATGGGGGCTGCCGCTTGGTCTACAGCGAAGCGGACGGGCTCAGTGGTTTAGTTGTCGAAAATTTCGCCGGCCATCTGATGATTCAGATTACCTCGCTCGGCATGTTCCGGCGGTTAGAAACGATTGTCCAGATTCTAACCGACTTGCTTCAGCCCAAGAGCATCTCTTTACGAGGTGAAGCAGGCATTTTGAAGCTGGAAGGGCTTGAGATTGAGTCGAAGCTGGTCACCGGAGAATTGCCGACCGATCCAATCGAGATCGTCGAAAACGATCTTCGGTACGAAGTCGATCTTTCTGAGGGACAGAAGACCGGATTCTATCTTGATCAACGTGATAATCGCCGCGTGGCGGCCAGCTATCTTCCTCCGGGCGCAAAGGTGCTCGACATGTTTTGCTATAGCGGCGGTTTCGCAATGAATGCCGCAAAGCACGGCAATGCGGCTTCCGTGCATGGTGTTGATGGAAGCGGGCCAGCAATTTCTGCCGCGACACGAAATGCGGAACGGAATCAGCTGTCCAATGTCACGTTCGAGAAAGCGGATTGCTTTGACTATCTCAAAGCTCGCGTTGATGCTGGTGATCAGTACGATGCGATCATCCTTGATCCGCCTAAATTCACGAAATCGCGTCGGACGATTGACGAAGCGTTGCGTGCCTATTTCCACATCAACCGAAACGCAACGCAGCTGTTACGCCCAGGTGGCGTGCTCGTGACGTGCAGCTGCAGCGGCAACGTCAGTCGTGACGAATTCATGATGATGTTGCTAGGCGTGGCACAAAAGTCGGGCCGAGATCTACGTATGCTCGAACAACGCGGAGCCGCACCCGATCACCCTGTTAGTGCGACTTGTTTGGAAGGCGAGTATCTGAAGTGCTTCATCGCCAGCGTCGGTTAA
- the recA gene encoding recombinase RecA — protein sequence MVTVATKSNGKMAAKKKTSGKDAASKGADAKKDVFAGNTTLKTTLAQIEKSFGEGAIMPLGTNQKAIEGIATGSLSLDLALGGRGIPRGRIIEMFGPESSGKTTLALHAVAQAQKAGGIAAFVDAEHALDPSWAKKLGVQLETLLVSQPSSGEEAMQITEMLVKSNAVDIIVVDSVAALVPKAELNGEIGDSHVGLQARLMSQSMRKLTGAIAKSKTCVIFINQIREKVGVMFGSPETTPGGRALKFYSSCRIDVRRIGQLKDGEDVVGQRVRTKIVKNKVAPPFRVAEFDMMHKDGISYEGDVLDLGLNHKVVARSGAWFRYGDMQLGQGKEKARMFLVENPEITEEIKQKVLAAIEPVVGPVSGPEADGEPPEEDL from the coding sequence ATGGTCACGGTCGCAACCAAGAGCAACGGTAAAATGGCAGCCAAGAAGAAAACGTCCGGGAAGGACGCCGCTTCGAAGGGGGCGGACGCCAAAAAGGACGTCTTTGCCGGTAACACCACCCTGAAGACAACACTCGCCCAGATCGAAAAATCGTTCGGCGAGGGGGCCATTATGCCCCTGGGCACCAATCAGAAAGCGATTGAAGGGATTGCCACCGGCTCCCTCTCGCTCGACTTGGCTTTAGGGGGCAGGGGCATTCCTCGCGGGCGAATCATCGAAATGTTCGGCCCTGAATCGAGTGGTAAAACGACGCTCGCCCTCCATGCAGTCGCCCAGGCCCAAAAGGCCGGGGGAATCGCAGCGTTCGTCGACGCGGAACATGCACTCGATCCTAGCTGGGCCAAAAAGCTCGGAGTTCAGCTAGAAACATTGCTCGTCAGCCAGCCATCCAGCGGTGAAGAAGCGATGCAGATCACCGAAATGCTGGTCAAGTCAAACGCCGTCGACATTATCGTCGTCGACTCGGTCGCCGCACTGGTTCCCAAAGCGGAACTCAACGGCGAAATCGGTGACTCGCACGTCGGTCTTCAGGCCCGCTTGATGAGCCAGTCGATGCGTAAGCTGACCGGGGCAATCGCCAAGTCCAAGACCTGCGTGATCTTCATCAACCAGATCCGTGAAAAAGTGGGCGTCATGTTCGGTAGCCCCGAAACGACTCCGGGCGGTCGTGCGTTGAAGTTCTATTCTTCCTGCCGTATCGATGTTCGCCGCATCGGTCAGCTGAAGGATGGCGAAGATGTCGTCGGGCAGCGTGTTCGTACGAAGATCGTTAAGAACAAAGTCGCCCCACCATTCCGCGTCGCCGAGTTCGACATGATGCACAAAGATGGCATCAGCTACGAAGGGGACGTGCTGGACTTGGGACTGAACCACAAGGTGGTCGCTCGTAGTGGGGCCTGGTTCCGTTACGGCGACATGCAGTTAGGCCAAGGGAAAGAAAAAGCTCGGATGTTCCTGGTCGAAAACCCGGAAATCACCGAGGAAATCAAGCAAAAAGTGCTGGCAGCGATCGAACCTGTTGTCGGTCCTGTTTCTGGTCCCGAAGCGGACGGCGAACCGCCAGAAGAAGACTTGTAA
- a CDS encoding N(4)-(beta-N-acetylglucosaminyl)-L-asparaginase, with amino-acid sequence MKVIASHNGLDATRRAWQLLKEDWSPVDACVEGTTLVEDDPDELTVGYGGLPDEQGHVSLDAAVMDGRTHRGGSIIGLKNVRHVSKVALALMKESRRVMLHGDGACEFARACGFEEENLLTEKARKLWRLWKRTYQANKEWLPAPPDDETEELMKILTKFYRHPAGTVHVAGQDVRGDLACVTSTSGHCFKTPGRVGDSPIFGAGLYVDNEHGTCGSIGHGEANLLNCSSFHAVHLMGQGMSPRDAGMNALEQAARHAPPFEVDPLGRPNFNLQLYLLGKDGSHAGVCLRGDWQIAITDDDGTRHEACEALFPAD; translated from the coding sequence ATGAAAGTGATTGCCTCTCACAACGGATTGGATGCGACTCGCCGTGCCTGGCAGCTGCTGAAGGAAGATTGGTCCCCTGTAGACGCATGTGTCGAAGGGACAACGTTAGTGGAAGACGATCCCGACGAACTAACCGTCGGGTATGGAGGACTTCCGGACGAGCAAGGACACGTGAGTCTGGACGCGGCCGTCATGGATGGCCGGACACACCGCGGTGGTTCGATCATTGGCCTTAAAAACGTCCGCCACGTCTCGAAAGTGGCCCTTGCTTTGATGAAAGAGTCGCGTCGTGTCATGTTGCACGGAGATGGAGCATGCGAGTTTGCGCGGGCTTGTGGGTTTGAAGAAGAAAATCTTCTCACTGAGAAGGCACGCAAACTGTGGCGTTTGTGGAAGCGAACTTATCAGGCCAACAAAGAATGGCTACCGGCTCCTCCAGATGACGAGACCGAAGAGCTCATGAAAATCTTGACGAAGTTCTATCGTCATCCTGCCGGGACGGTTCATGTTGCTGGGCAAGATGTACGTGGTGATTTGGCGTGTGTTACTTCAACCAGCGGGCATTGTTTCAAAACGCCAGGCCGGGTGGGCGACTCTCCGATTTTCGGGGCCGGTTTATACGTCGATAACGAACATGGGACCTGCGGCAGCATCGGGCATGGAGAAGCAAACTTACTGAACTGCTCTAGCTTTCATGCGGTGCATTTGATGGGACAGGGGATGTCGCCTCGCGACGCAGGGATGAACGCCCTGGAACAAGCAGCTCGGCATGCGCCACCATTCGAGGTCGATCCTTTAGGAAGGCCGAACTTCAATCTACAGCTGTATCTTCTCGGCAAAGATGGATCGCATGCTGGCGTCTGTCTACGTGGTGACTGGCAGATTGCAATCACCGACGACGACGGAACACGCCACGAAGCATGCGAAGCTCTGTTTCCCGCTGACTAG
- the gltX gene encoding glutamate--tRNA ligase: MAPVRTRFAPSPTGYLHIGGVRSALFNWLFARRHGGQFILRIDDTDQQRNVEEALQPILDGFRWLGIDWDEGPEKGGPHEPYYQSERLEKYQAAAQKLIDDGFAYYDYSTTDEVAAERDLAMSEKRPFQYSRKWMATTPEERAKFEAEGRNFVVRLKMPREGNCEFTDAVRGDVSFEWSKENDHVIQRNDGSCLYHLASVVDDYDLQISHVIRAEEHLPNTPRQIFIAQSLGYELPTYAHLPYVAEPGSKNKLSKRKLEKYLKNPDFKRVNEHGQEIADRMGMQTSAETFNPVIIDFYELVGYLPSAILNYLVLLGWSLDDKTEDFTVAEMIEHFSLERVTKAPASFDAKKLWAFQDRHMQKLSVAERAAGMMPYLVKAGLVADPNAEGEVEKLEKIVEACGDRLKVMGDILGYADYFYVDDDKMEMDEKGFKKRLSSPEAQAILQTFRNHLADVEDWTVEHLDKEMHAFVEEAGIKIGEIIHGVRLGVTGKTVGPGMFDCLAILGKESCLRRMDATLKLAQEQFSSDAE; this comes from the coding sequence ATGGCACCAGTTCGTACTCGCTTCGCCCCTAGTCCGACCGGTTACCTTCACATCGGTGGGGTTCGTTCTGCCCTGTTCAATTGGCTATTCGCACGCAGGCATGGCGGTCAATTCATCCTGCGAATCGACGACACCGACCAGCAGCGAAATGTCGAAGAAGCCTTGCAGCCGATCCTCGATGGCTTTCGCTGGCTAGGTATCGATTGGGATGAAGGGCCGGAAAAAGGAGGCCCTCACGAGCCTTACTACCAGTCAGAGCGACTGGAAAAATACCAAGCGGCGGCCCAAAAGCTGATCGACGACGGATTCGCGTATTACGACTATTCCACCACGGACGAAGTCGCCGCAGAACGTGATCTCGCGATGAGCGAAAAGCGGCCATTTCAGTACAGTCGCAAGTGGATGGCCACCACGCCGGAAGAACGAGCCAAGTTCGAAGCGGAAGGCCGAAACTTCGTCGTCCGATTGAAAATGCCGCGGGAAGGTAACTGCGAGTTCACCGACGCGGTCCGTGGCGACGTCTCGTTCGAATGGTCGAAAGAGAACGACCACGTCATCCAGCGAAACGACGGTTCGTGTTTGTATCATCTTGCCAGCGTTGTCGACGACTACGACTTGCAGATTTCGCACGTCATCCGAGCCGAAGAGCACTTGCCGAACACGCCGCGGCAGATCTTTATAGCCCAATCGCTGGGCTATGAGTTGCCGACGTATGCTCACTTGCCCTATGTAGCCGAGCCTGGCAGTAAGAACAAACTGAGCAAGCGAAAGCTCGAGAAGTATTTGAAGAATCCTGACTTCAAACGAGTCAACGAGCATGGCCAAGAGATCGCCGATCGAATGGGTATGCAAACTTCGGCTGAAACCTTCAACCCGGTGATTATCGATTTCTACGAACTCGTTGGTTACCTGCCGTCAGCAATTCTTAACTACCTGGTGCTGCTGGGGTGGTCGCTTGACGACAAGACGGAAGACTTCACCGTCGCCGAGATGATCGAGCACTTCAGTCTCGAACGCGTCACGAAGGCGCCTGCCAGTTTCGATGCTAAAAAGCTATGGGCGTTCCAAGATCGCCATATGCAAAAGCTTTCAGTAGCGGAACGTGCAGCAGGCATGATGCCTTACCTGGTGAAAGCAGGTCTAGTTGCCGATCCAAACGCGGAAGGGGAAGTCGAAAAGCTTGAGAAGATCGTCGAAGCATGCGGCGATCGACTAAAGGTAATGGGCGATATCCTAGGCTACGCCGATTACTTCTATGTCGATGATGACAAAATGGAAATGGACGAGAAAGGCTTCAAGAAGCGACTTTCCAGTCCTGAAGCTCAGGCCATTCTGCAGACCTTCCGAAACCATCTTGCCGATGTCGAGGATTGGACGGTCGAGCATCTCGATAAGGAAATGCACGCTTTCGTGGAAGAGGCGGGCATTAAGATCGGCGAGATCATTCATGGTGTTCGCCTCGGCGTGACGGGCAAGACAGTCGGTCCCGGCATGTTCGATTGCCTCGCCATCTTGGGCAAAGAGTCGTGTTTGCGTCGAATGGACGCCACGCTCAAGCTTGCCCAGGAACAGTTTTCATCTGATGCGGAATAA
- the alaS gene encoding alanine--tRNA ligase, whose product MKTDELREKYLSFFETKGHTRCPSDVLVPTWDPSVLFTPAGMNQFKDHFLGRVKLDFTRATTCQKCLRTGDIDNVGRTAYHHTFFEMLGNFSFGDYFKEEAIHWAWEFLTDKKWLALNPDQLSVTVYKDDDEAANIWHDKIGLPFSRIERLDEDENFWPASAPSQGPDGVCGPCSEIYFTPADGRKVEIWNLVFTQFNRVGDPPNNLEPLPSKNIDTGMGLERTAATLQGVSTNYHIDILRPIVEAAGEICGVKYEPDSDSGRRLRRITDHIRACTMAVHENVYPGANKEKYVIRRLLRRAVLDGHQMGVHHAFAYQLVDKIVEMMKTPYPDLQDSVTRVKNVIKSEEENFHHSLDDGIARSEKIFQTMRSGGRTVVNGDEAAELYQTFGFPPELFEQVAIEQGFTFDWVGYKKAMEEFGERSGGDQVKLFETGPIESLKNSVRKTEFVGYDNEATDVTVKGIVVGAEGDDESKLVDDFNQTGDQHRLIVVLDKTPFYGESGGQIGDTGRIYSDDFEFVVTDTQKDSDLFLHEGYLAKGTITTDGTAKAEVDTTRRAAIKRAHSATHILHHALQQTLGSHAQQQGSKVEDDLLRFDFTNMEPIALDQLTTIETDVNEKVVDGGNVKWETVPLAKARELGAMMLFGEKYPDPVRMVTMGDFSRELCGGTHLTDTKQVEAFEVISEESVSAGVRRIIALTGEKAKEYRTKVDHTLDEMSKVLKCDVPSIPEAVKHLTGYVRDLKKAVNGSGKAPEAPAAVPAYSGPDVDYYHRKEMLKESARLLNAPLFESAERVETLYHEVEKLKHQLTEREKSGTLSGDDLLAKATTVGETSVVVADVPGANANLMRQLIDQIRKSTDSSAVMLFAAADEGKVTIVAGLSKSLTEKGKKAGDWVKEPASIVGGSGGGRPDMAQAGGKDASQIPAAMAKAEELAKSLFA is encoded by the coding sequence ATGAAAACCGACGAACTGCGCGAAAAGTACCTCAGCTTTTTCGAGACCAAAGGACACACGCGTTGCCCGAGCGACGTTTTGGTTCCCACGTGGGACCCTTCGGTTTTGTTCACGCCGGCGGGGATGAACCAGTTTAAGGATCACTTTCTCGGTCGCGTGAAACTCGACTTCACTCGGGCCACGACTTGCCAGAAGTGCCTTCGCACGGGCGACATCGACAACGTCGGCCGCACGGCGTATCACCACACCTTCTTTGAAATGCTGGGCAACTTCAGCTTCGGCGATTACTTCAAGGAAGAAGCCATTCATTGGGCGTGGGAATTTCTGACCGACAAGAAGTGGCTGGCGCTGAATCCTGATCAGTTGAGCGTGACCGTCTATAAAGACGACGACGAAGCGGCCAACATCTGGCACGACAAGATCGGCCTGCCGTTCAGTCGAATCGAGCGTTTGGACGAAGACGAAAACTTCTGGCCGGCGAGTGCTCCCAGCCAAGGGCCTGACGGAGTTTGCGGTCCTTGTAGCGAAATCTATTTCACGCCGGCCGATGGCAGGAAGGTCGAAATCTGGAACCTCGTGTTCACGCAGTTCAATCGTGTGGGCGATCCACCGAATAACCTTGAACCGCTGCCGAGCAAGAACATCGACACCGGGATGGGGCTCGAGCGAACCGCGGCCACGCTGCAAGGCGTTTCGACCAACTATCACATCGACATCTTGCGTCCGATCGTCGAAGCTGCCGGCGAAATCTGCGGCGTGAAGTACGAGCCAGATTCCGATAGTGGACGTCGCTTGCGCCGGATTACCGATCACATCCGCGCTTGTACGATGGCCGTTCACGAGAACGTTTATCCCGGCGCGAACAAAGAGAAATACGTCATCCGTCGTCTCTTGCGACGTGCGGTGCTCGATGGTCATCAGATGGGCGTGCATCATGCATTCGCTTATCAGCTGGTCGACAAAATCGTCGAGATGATGAAGACGCCGTACCCAGATCTGCAAGACTCGGTGACGCGTGTGAAGAACGTCATCAAGAGCGAGGAAGAGAACTTCCATCATTCGCTGGACGACGGGATCGCACGCAGCGAGAAAATCTTCCAGACGATGCGTTCCGGAGGACGAACCGTCGTTAACGGGGACGAAGCGGCCGAACTGTATCAGACGTTTGGCTTCCCGCCGGAACTGTTCGAGCAAGTCGCCATCGAGCAAGGCTTCACCTTCGACTGGGTCGGCTACAAAAAGGCGATGGAAGAATTCGGCGAACGTTCCGGGGGCGACCAGGTCAAGCTCTTCGAGACCGGGCCAATCGAATCGCTGAAGAACTCTGTGCGTAAGACCGAGTTCGTCGGTTACGACAACGAAGCAACCGACGTCACCGTGAAGGGGATTGTGGTCGGGGCCGAAGGGGATGATGAGTCGAAGCTGGTCGACGACTTCAACCAAACCGGCGATCAGCACCGGCTGATTGTCGTGCTCGACAAGACCCCGTTCTACGGCGAGTCTGGCGGGCAGATTGGTGACACCGGGCGGATTTACTCGGACGATTTCGAGTTTGTCGTGACCGACACGCAGAAGGATAGCGATCTGTTTCTGCACGAAGGTTACCTCGCCAAGGGAACGATCACCACCGACGGCACCGCCAAGGCGGAAGTCGACACGACTCGCCGTGCGGCGATCAAACGGGCCCACTCGGCGACGCACATTTTGCATCACGCATTACAGCAAACGCTCGGTTCGCATGCCCAACAGCAAGGCTCGAAGGTGGAAGACGACCTGCTGCGATTCGACTTCACCAACATGGAACCGATCGCGCTCGATCAGCTGACGACTATCGAAACCGATGTGAACGAAAAAGTGGTCGACGGTGGCAACGTTAAATGGGAAACCGTCCCACTGGCGAAGGCTCGCGAGCTGGGGGCGATGATGTTGTTCGGCGAGAAGTACCCCGACCCGGTTCGCATGGTCACCATGGGCGACTTCAGCCGCGAACTGTGCGGCGGGACCCACCTGACCGATACCAAGCAGGTCGAAGCGTTCGAGGTGATCAGCGAAGAAAGCGTCTCGGCAGGCGTACGACGCATCATCGCATTGACCGGCGAAAAGGCGAAAGAGTACCGCACGAAAGTCGACCACACGCTCGACGAAATGTCGAAGGTCCTGAAGTGCGACGTGCCGAGCATTCCCGAAGCGGTGAAGCACCTGACCGGGTACGTTCGCGATTTAAAGAAGGCAGTCAACGGCAGCGGCAAAGCTCCTGAAGCTCCGGCTGCGGTTCCCGCTTACAGCGGCCCTGACGTCGACTACTATCACCGCAAAGAGATGCTGAAGGAATCGGCCCGGCTGCTGAACGCACCGTTGTTTGAGTCAGCCGAACGTGTCGAAACGCTTTATCACGAAGTCGAAAAGCTGAAGCATCAGCTGACCGAACGTGAGAAGTCAGGCACGCTTTCCGGAGATGATCTTCTCGCCAAAGCAACCACCGTTGGCGAGACAAGCGTCGTCGTTGCGGACGTGCCCGGGGCGAACGCGAACCTGATGCGACAACTGATCGATCAGATCCGCAAGAGCACCGATTCGTCCGCCGTTATGCTGTTCGCGGCTGCCGACGAGGGCAAAGTAACCATCGTGGCAGGCCTCAGCAAGTCGCTTACCGAAAAGGGTAAGAAGGCCGGCGACTGGGTCAAAGAACCTGCGTCGATCGTCGGTGGCTCCGGTGGCGGCCGTCCCGATATGGCTCAAGCCGGCGGCAAAGACGCCTCGCAAATTCCGGCGGCGATGGCCAAAGCGGAAGAACTCGCGAAGAGCTTGTTCGCATAG